The following are from one region of the Vitis riparia cultivar Riparia Gloire de Montpellier isolate 1030 chromosome 14, EGFV_Vit.rip_1.0, whole genome shotgun sequence genome:
- the LOC117930550 gene encoding uncharacterized protein LOC117930550, translated as MEGLDFNRIGDEEAARLDEVFSKDEVFLALSDLKGDKAPGPDANKLKKVVGKVVSSAQNAFVEGRQILDAALIANEAINSLLKRNESGVLCKLDLEKAYDHINWNFLLFVVQSMGFGEKWTGWISWCISTASFSVLVNGTPEGYFNSSKGLRQGDPLSLYLFVIGMEALSRLILRAVGGRVPFRL; from the exons ATGGAAGGTTTGGACTTTAATAGGATTGGAGATGAGGAAGCAGCTAGACTGGATGAGGTATTTTCAAAGGATGAGGTCTTCTTGGCTCTCTCAGATCTGAAAGGGGACAAGGCTCCGGGTCCAGATG CTAACAAGCTTAAGAAGGTAGTGGGCAAAGTGGTGTCTTCAGCTCAAAACGCCTTTGTTGAAGGAAGACAGATTCTCGATGCTGCCCTTATTGCCAATGAGGCAATAAACTCTTTGTTGAAACGAAACGAGAGTGGGGTGTTATGTAAATTGGACCTAGAGAAGGCATACGATCACATAAACTGGAATTTTTTGCTGTTTGTAGTGCAAAGCATGGGATTTGGGGAGAAGTGGACCGGGTGGATCTCCTGGTGCATCTCTACAGCATCATTTTCAGTCTTGGTCAATGGCACTCCAGAAGGCTACTTCAACAGTTCAAAGGGGCTGCGTCAGGGGGACCCCCTTTCCCTTTATCTTTTTGTGATAGGAATGGAGGCCCTTAGTAGGCTCATCCTTAGAGCAGTGGGGGGGAGGGTTCCTTTCAGGCTGTAG